A window of Malania oleifera isolate guangnan ecotype guangnan chromosome 2, ASM2987363v1, whole genome shotgun sequence genomic DNA:
TAGAACCTAAGTCGGGtgcaaatttttttgaaaaaattaaaatttaggcGTAACAACAATAAATCTCATGGTCCAAGAGATCAACCTTATCAATCCAACTAGGCTGCTGAACCTGGCCAAATTTTCATGACCAACTCAAATTGAGATTTTCACCTTATTCGAACTAGAAACACCAATCTTGCCTGACCAAAGTGGGCAACCACAACCCATCAATTCTTGTCTGCCTCGTGTCGAGCAGAAGATAGTTGAAGCCAGAAAAATTATTGTGTCAGAGAATCTAACAACATCGCCTATCATACTTTTAGATAGAGTAGAAGAGCtctttaattataattttttttaaattactctAAATCTTagaatataattaattatttaaaatgcaACGTGATCATAAATTCATATTTAAATATGAGATTCCTGGATCAAGATTTTGATAGGACGCTTTTCATTCAGCACTTTAAATCCATTTCTCAATCTTAATGGCAACCAAATTCTTCCAACCTTATCCACCATTGATCCACAGTTTCTATGTTGAACACAATTGTGAGTCACCTCAAATAAGGACACAGGGTCCTCTCTTCATTCACGGTTGTTATTCACGTACAAATTTTAAGTGGAGTAAGTCAGCCAACTCCCCCACCATCTATGTCGAAGCACCACCAAGTTAAACTTCTATGAAGATACCATACAAAACCAATCCATTAACTCCATTCTCCCTCTATATAACTCTCTCAACCTTGCGTTTCATAGCACGCTCCATCATCTCAATTCCCCCCAATATCAATTTACAAGCTAGCTAGAACAAAAGATGCAGAAACACGAAGCGGCGTCAATTGAGGTTGGAGAGACGCCAAAGGTGGAAAATACAGGGAAGGCCACCACAGCCAGAACTGCCCCTGCGCCAGTTATCGCTTCGAAAGCTAGCCAAGTTCCCCAAGCTGGACGATGGAAGAGAGGGGTTGCCATTTTTGACTTTGTTCTGAGACTCTGTGCCATTGGAGCTGCCTTAGCTGCTGCTATTGCCATGGGGACTACTCAGGAGACCCTTCCATTCTTCACCCAGTTCTTCCAATTCCAGGCCAGCTACGACGACCTCCCAGCTTTTAGGTACTTACGATTGCAATGTCACTATGCTTTTCTTTACAGCTAAACCTATAATTGGTCAGTGTATGCATGGAAAAATGAGTCAAGATTTGGTACGTATCCAACAAAATCTTGGTGTCCTATGTAGCTTTATCTATGCTAAATTTTTGGAAACTATTGGAAGTTCAAGAGAGATTGGTCTTTAAATTTGTTCTTGGGtcatgtgcgtgtgtgtgtgtgagtacacATAAATTCTTTCATTTGATGAATGCAGGTTTTTCATGATAGCGAATGCCGTTGTAAGCGGATACCTTTTCCTCACCCTTCCTTTCTCTATAGTCTGCATTGTGCGGCCACATGCAGTAGGTGCAAGGCTCCTTCTCCTCATATTGGACACAGTAAGCTCCAAAGTCTATGCTACACCCTATGCAACGCAGCAACCCCCTTTTAGCATTTcataattttctttgtttttaaattttttttcttaaggGCAGGATTGgctgttttaaaatcaaataatgTAAAGCTTCTTTTCTTTTAGATTTTCAAGTTCATGCCAGAGCTTTTCCTAGAAGCATTCGATAACCAAACAAATAAGTGAGTGAAAAGCAACAACAAAACTCTCGAGACCAAATGTGCTTTAGCATTCTGTTTTACAGAAAAATTGAAACAAAGACCAAAATATATGTTTccaaatgaatgaataaatgcatatatatatatatatgtatgtatgtatgtatgtatgtatggtgaATTTGCAGGACTAACCAGATTTAAAATCTGCAGGTCATGCTCACCCTCACTACTGCAGCTTCTGCAGCAGCAGCAGCCATTGTGTACCTAGCTCATAATGGGAATTCAAATGCAAATTGGGTGGCCATTTGCCAACAATTTGGTAACTTTTGCCAGAGGGTTAGTGGGGCTGTAATCGGTTCATTCGTTGCAGCAGTGATCTTCAAATTTCTGATTCTGTTTTCTGCATTGGCACTTCGAAAATAATGAGttgttatttttttcttaaatacaTGATGTGTGTTGTGTGTATGATCCATCAATGTCATAATGTGTTAATTTTCTCACTTTAAAATTGCTGTGGCGGGCTGTGGAAATTGCTTTTGGGTTGGAGCATTTGTAGCTATGTCAATCGTGTGTAATGGTTTGGTCTTTCTGGTGAATCAATGCATATATGGGAGCTTTTATATGTTTAACATTTGCGCGTGACCACATAAAATTTTTAAGCTCCAAAATATCAAGTGACTTTTACTTTCCATTTAACTACATTCATGCAATTTCTTTTTACTCGACACATGTGCTTGCTCACTAGCTTAAATATCATTCCtgaaattaagaaattaagaAACTAACTGCATGAGGAGGAAGGAAGGTGCAAACCATACTATAGTCCTTTTCTGTTTTTCCCAGAAAATTTGTGAGCATTTTGATGTtggagagagagatgaagaggGGCATCCACATAGGCCTCCAATGTTAATTCTCTATAGGCCAAGAGCATATTTGTAGATTGGAAACCGAAACCTCAGTCCAGTAACCCAATCCTATTTCCTTACATTTTCCATGCGCTTGTCTACAGTGGATTATGATTCCAAAAATTCTCTACCATCGTTGGATATCTTTTattgggaattaagaacaaattccgAAACCTGTgaaaaacaaaatagagaaagaatacacgccaaagaaaaatgaatcacacgcataagacagtatttacgtgattcggtaattttgcctacgtccacggagttgcagggatttcactattatcagggatAAATAttacagagagtgcggcgatacaatactctccctctcgctctTTTGCGAAGTTTGATCAcgaaccctaatcacccaaaagcaatccttttatatgttgcgcatagggttccgttccgaatgggcccAAAAAATTTTCCCGGGGGTAGACCCCCATGAGTACGGCTTgtgcccaagccttcgctccatggactaagccttaggatagaaatttcttattaaaaaaaggtcgggtcatcatccaaatttaatgtaactaggctccacaaaagcccaacaaatctcccacttggagactagttcaatcaccaatgtcaactgcaatcctccaaatgaacaatccctcatccctgcaactcatcctcctgtcctcaagctagaagaccaactgaagctgcacacagcttcagtttctcaatagtaacacccttagtcaacatgtctgtcgggttcttagatccacaaatcttttcaagtattaccagcttatcttcaacaaggtaacggatAAAGTGGTGTTTTGTCTGTATatgtttcgactttgaatgaaaagctgaatttttggcaagaaaaattgcacACTGATTGTCATTGTGTAGAATacccatcttctgcttcttacccaattcgtttaagaaaccatgtagccaaatcatctcctttccagcttcagttgctgcaacatactcaacttctgtagtagacaaagtaacaatcttttgtaagtttgaagcccaagatatagctgtaccaccCAGAGTGAATAAAAtcccagtagtactctttctgCTATCATTATCACCAACAAAATTAGCGTCTACATAACCctacagtttcaaacttgcacctgtgaagtaaagacatgtatctgatgaacccctcagatatctcagaagccacttgactgcctcccaatgctgctttcctagcatgctcatgaatctgctcacaactcctactacatgtgcaatgtctggccttgtacacaccataacatacatcaagctgccaattgctgaggcatagggcaccttgctcatatggtccctttcttcttctgtcttcggtgactATTCCTTGCtcagtttgaaatgactacccaagggtgtgctcactggtttagctttattcatgttgaatctgctgagaattttcttcacatactctgactgtgaaagcttcaatgtaccattagccttgcctctaatgattctcattccaaggatttgctttgcagctcccaaatccttcattgcaaattgttctgacaattgcttcttcatattattaatctcctcaatgctagaccctgcaatgagcatatcatctacatataacagtaaaatgatataagaattgtcaaagaacttaacataacaacagtgatcagcttcatatctcttgaacccaattttatgcataaaactatcaaacttcttatactactgtcttggagcttgttttagaccatacaagctctttctcagtttgcagactaaattctcttgtccctggacaatgaacccttctggctgaatcatgtagatgtcttcctccaagtcaccatgaaggaatgtcgtttcacatctaactgctcaagatgtagattttttGTAGCCACCATTCCCAATACCAATCTAATTGTCGACATCTTcacaattggagaaaatatttcagTGAAGTCAATGCCCTTCTTTtgctgaaaccctttgacaactaatctggctttgtagcgcttgctaccatcatgttcgttctttattctgtatacccacttgttgtgcaaagccttcttccctactggcaattcagttagttcccatgtctgattccctAACTAGgagtccatctcatccttcatggctaactcccacttgttTGAACTTTCAtcctgcaaggcttcatcataacactctggctcaccaccatcagttagcagaagataatttgaagcaggtgaataacgctgtggaggtctaatggtccAGGAGGATCTACGAACCGCAGCTACAGGTGTATTCTGATTTGCCTGTGATTCTATATTCTCCTtatcatcttcacccctttcTTGTACAGTACcttcagtcaactcatctaagttaacaaactcagatCTCTTCTGATCTATCGCTGTGATatctgacactacagttgacctgtccttgtacataaccttttcattaaatatcacatttctacttctgatgattttcctgttttgttcatcccaaaatcaATAGCCAAATTTTTCATCACCATAGAcaatgaaatagcatattttggactttgcatcaagtttactacgagcatcagaatcaatatgaacataagaaacacagccaaaaacttttaagtgagagagctttacctctttatcgctccaaacctcttcaggaagtctgaactccatgggaactgaaggtctTCGGTTTATTAGATAAGCTGTAGTACTAACAGCATCAGcccagaaagtttttggtagtccagcatgcaacctcatactcctagcacgctCATTGAGAGTTATGTTCATacgctcagccacaccattctgatGTGGTGTCCtaggaatggtcttttccattctAATTCCATGTGCAACACAACACTCTCtaaaccctccatctatgtactctcctccattgtccgacctcaaacactttaccTTCAAACCTGTCTTTTTCTttgtctcaaccatagccttccacttcttaaaaatttcaaatacatcatatttatttttcagaaaataaacccatacctttctggttgagtcatcaatgaaagtaacgtagtaccttgagCCTCCAAGGGATGCAACGGGAGAAGGCCCCTataaatctgtgtgcactaactccagTTTTTCAGCCTTCAGTGTTctgccacttttcaagaaactcacccttttctgctttcctaTGCAGCTTTCATacaagtcaaaatcaacggacttcaatttcggtagtttcccttttgacaacagcatcttcatccccttctcactcatgtgaccaagtctgcggtgccataagcttgtattaGTACTTacttcagcaactgcaattgtatctcttggacttgaggtcatgtatagagtaccagatttctttccacgagccaatactctagctccctttgtaaccttttaagtgccaccagcaaacaacatcgcatgcccttcatcattaagctgtccgacagaaatcaaattccttctcaggtcaggaatatgtcgtaccttctccaGTAACCAAACAGGCCATTGGGTAGCGACATCCGGACGTTttccatacccacaacatccaaggttgtaccatcagccaaatacaccttaccacaatctcctgctacatagttctgtatgatttcatggtgtgaagtggtatgaaacgaagctcctgagtccaaaacccaatcatcaagtggactgtctactacaagaagtagtgcatcctgtacctcttttgttacagcattagcagaatcatcctcattcttcttcttaagacttttgcattgtctctTAAAATGACCCGTTTTCCCgcagttccagcattgtcccttttggccagATCTAGATTTACTTCTGTTTCAATTATAGTTTCTAgattttgatctaccccgatctgagtttcggtcattacctctgccCCTGGTCTCAAGGTTTAGGGTAGAGCCAGATCCTGAGGTTTCACCCGCATCTCTTCTAcgaatctcctcagccagaattaaatcacgtatatcattatacttcaatttttcttttcatagagttgcttactgccatcctcattgcctcccaactgtttggcaacgaagccaaaacAATCAGTGCAcaaatctcatcatcaaaatcaatttctacagatgataattgatttgtgatagtattaaactcattcagatgttgtgttACTGATGCATTCTCTACCATCttcaaattaaataatttcttcatgagatgtaccttgttatttactgatggtttttcatacataccagacaaagccttcatcagatctactgtagtcttctccttcacaatgttgtgtgcaacagacctagatagagttaatcttataactcccagtacctatctgtcaaggagagtccattcctcgttCTTCATAGTAGTatgtttttctcctagaagcggtagatgtaacttcttcccatagagataatcctcgatttacatcctccagaatccaaaatttgtgccatcaaacttttctattccagacgcctttcctgcttcctctgTCATTGCTCCCACCCAAACCTAaccctaggctttgataccagttgttgggaattaagaacaaattccgaaacctgtgagacaaaatagagaaagaatacacgccaaagaaaaatgaatcacacacacaagacagtatttacgtggttcgacaattttgcctacatccatggagttgcagggatttcactattatcagggagAAATATTACAAAGAGTGCAACGGTACAatactctccctctcgctctctcgcgaagtttgatcacaaaccctaatcacccaaaagcaatccttttatatgttgcgcatagggttccgttccgaatgggcccAAAAAATTTTCCCGGGGGTGTTGCCCCCGGACCCCCACGAGTACGACTTGTGCCCAAACCttcactccatggactaagccttaagatagaaatctctcattaaaaaaaggtcaggtcatcatccaaatttaatgtaactaggctccacaaaagcccaacatctTCATACATGATGTGGGAGGGAAGAGCTAGCTAAAAAATTTCAAGGGCATCacaaagagaaggagaagaggatCAGAGCACTGCTAAAAAACTCATTCATTAGGAAAAGATTATTACTAAAATCCTTCTACTAACTACACATTCTCTTATATAGGCTTCCAATACATAATTACTACTACAACTACTTAGTTACAACAAAATATAAGATAGTCATTGATATAACTTACAAGTGTTGGGAAATAATAGGTACTCTATAGAGACAAGAACTAAATTAAATTTCCAAATAAATTGAATTAACTTTTGCAGcctgtttggaacttggaaaatatcgaagaaaggaaataaaaattcagaggattctactttttcatgtttggttatcaagaaaagtgagaaagtaaaaaaaaaaaaaattaccaagtcaatgaacaaaaatttgattttatacatcattaacatttaattttgcttaatttttaatcatattagaacaacTTTTCATtgttaatagtatttgatattgagagaaaatataatggaaaatgaatttccttaatattttcttttcctttctccaaACAAAATCCTCGATCCAAAATTAGGGGCCATCAAAAAGGTTTATGAATCTTTTCTTTCTAACCCATTGAATAATGTATGATTTGGAACTCTATATAGAAAATTATGCTCATTGATATTGTAAGTAAGATGCATGTGAATGATGGAAGGAAGAGATCAACCTTGTGGGCACTGCCATTGATCTTCTTGAGAATTTGATATGTTCTAATAATCTTTTCTTTGAGTTGGCCATAGGAACCACCTGAAAGTCATTCTTTCTTCAAACCCACACAAGTTCACTTCTGTTGAATGCCTCCTCTAAACCTAGAAATGTTAGCATTGCTTTACACTTCTTATTCATtcttcaaatttctttccaactTCTTGAATTCTTGTTATTATGGAggaaaaattataatttcttGACATATAAAGTTGACACTATTAAATATTGATAGTACCTCAAAGTACGTCCACGTCCATGAATTGATTCAATCGAACTTTCTAAATAAAATTTACCATGAAAGTGTATGCAAACTTTGCTTGAGAAAAAAGGAATCTCACTATTTAGGCCTCTTTGCAGCAAAGCTCTTGAGCAAACTACCTAATATATGATCCATCATGTTGATTTTCTCATCTATTGAGGGTTATAGGTAGCACTTTAATGATATCATCAGAATGTACATCAAATTTTCCAATAAAACGACAAGGGCCAAACTCATTAGCCTCATAAAAGTGGTTAAGAAATTATTGACAATGAATGGCATAACAAGCTATTAAGATAAGTCTTCCCTTGTTTAGAATGAATGCTTCCATTTGTCGCTCAACTTGACTCGAATTTGATAATAATCCCTTCTAAGATCAAGCATGGAAAATACTCTAGATCCAAAGAGATAGCAAACATATCATCGACATTTGAATGGGAAATTGGTATGTGATGATACTATGATTTATATCATGATTGTCTACATACATCCTTCCTGTTCCATCCTTCTTATAAGCCCAATAAAGTCGTAACTAAACAAAGATTCATGCTCCCTCTAATGTTTGCTGTCTTTTTAAAAAGGTAGTCCAGTAGGTAAATATTCAAGCATAACATCTTGAAATTATTCCAAGAGGTCTTCCAAGTTTCTAGAAACTACAAAAGCCTCATCATTTTCCTTTCTCACCAAGTACACAAAACTACTTTCTTTACATTCTTTTGTTGAACTTAGATGAAGGGAAAATTTTAGTACCCTCCTCTTTGGTAGATTTGGGAGTGATCTTATCCTTACTTGACGTAAGTATAACTTCTACTTTGTCTACGTCAAAGGCATCATTTTTCACATCCTTCATTAAcaattttcatatcatactacCAAGTCTTCCTAGGAAAGACATCCATAGGAATTGTTATGCCAAACTacatatttttatagtttttatcCATATCTTCTAGAAATCTTTACTTCATTACCTTTCTTGAACCAGATAATTTGGTAAGACTTAGGATAGGGCTCAATCTTATATTGAAGATAGCTCAccaattgatttgttaaaaaaCTTGCAATGAGATTTGAATATGTTAAAGCAAAGCCAATTTCCTTTGGACTTGACATTTAGGGTAATAAAAGCTCTTTGATGACCAAATTCTCGCCTTCATTGAGTTCAATCTCTTGATATCCTAAATATTCTTCCTCATAAATAAGGCTAATTGGAGTAATCAAAGGAATACTCTTTCTAACTTCTTCAACTAAGTTCAACCAatcattttcaacatttttttagCAAAGTATGGAATCTTACCACATATGAAGCAATTGGCTAAATGATTATTGTGGCCTCCTTTGGCCTAGGAGATGACTTATTTTCCTGCCCCCTTTGCAGAGCCTTTGTGCTAATCTTTAGCTTTAAAAATACCTACACCACTGCAATCCCAATATAGACCCTagattttgacatacttctttgtGCCAAGTCTATACAACTTTGCTTCTATATTCAAGCCTAAATGGCATAAGGATCATTCAACATCCATAATTGATACCCTTCAGTATgatatcaaataaaaaatttcaatatgtTGATATATCTTGCCACAAAATGGGTCTTCAATCTTTTGAAGATCATTCAGTACTAGCAACTTGTAGAACTCAGTCCTTAATTATGTTCATTGCACTTTTCTTTTCTTCACTAAAGTTAATATAAGACACTTTGAAAGAGATCTAAAGGAATATAATTTTCTTTGAGAAAAAGATTTAATCTTCTTCTAATATTTCTTCTGCGAAGATGCATCTGTTGTATCTTGTCAAGGCAAAGCCACTCAACATTGTGGCAACAAGTTTCAATTACTAATTCtccaaaaaaaatagtaataaaataatttttagtgaAGTAGAGCCATACAAGAGACTACTTAGCTTGCCAACAACTGTGAAATTCTAGGTCTTCTACACATCCCATACCACAAGGAAGGAACCAATCACCTCAAATTAGGGGAAGGTGATCCAGATAAGGAAAATGATAGTAATAATGACAAAGGATATGATGACAATGAGAAATGGGGCCACTAGAAACCATGAAATCTTTATTAATGCCAAGGAAATTGATAGTCAGGGTCTATGTCACCAAATTGGGATTTAAGAGTATGATTATACTATGGGAAGGTACTAGTACTCCCAACACACCCGTCATATGAACTGTACCTAAATAGCCTAAGATTACCTTCGAATTTCATTAATCAATACTTTAGTTCTTTCTTTTCATTTACCACCCTTTTAATATTGGGTGGCATACACAAGATAAATACCACTCTCACGTCAAGATCCC
This region includes:
- the LOC131149814 gene encoding casparian strip membrane protein 2-like — translated: MQKHEAASIEVGETPKVENTGKATTARTAPAPVIASKASQVPQAGRWKRGVAIFDFVLRLCAIGAALAAAIAMGTTQETLPFFTQFFQFQASYDDLPAFRFFMIANAVVSGYLFLTLPFSIVCIVRPHAVGARLLLLILDTVMLTLTTAASAAAAAIVYLAHNGNSNANWVAICQQFGNFCQRVSGAVIGSFVAAVIFKFLILFSALALRK